Proteins from a genomic interval of Desulfuromonas acetexigens:
- the dnaN gene encoding DNA polymerase III subunit beta, translating into MEFSIEKEIFFKGLSRVQGIVEKRNTIPILSNVLIESNAEGIFITATDLEVGMKAFYPAKILKSGKITISAKKLYEITKELPDKEIFFKAKENSWVELKCGKSIFNIVGLAADEFPYFPEPENDRFITINSNVIKEMIDKTYFSISTDETKYNLNGIFFKSEDLNDNEKTLSLIATDGHRLSMIKKPLINHQIRELEKGVIFPKKGIYELKKITEDGEADIQLGFMDNNAVIKKDSTFIIMRLVDGEFPDYKRVVPQNNDLVITINKDLFYHSLKRISILSNEKSKGIKITIKENLLELSSSNQEFGEAREELDIEYQGPEITIGYNARYIMDVLQNQDSDKIQIYIKDHLSPGLIKSFDDNDYLAVIMPMRL; encoded by the coding sequence ATGGAATTCAGTATTGAAAAAGAAATATTTTTTAAAGGATTATCCCGAGTACAAGGGATCGTAGAAAAAAGAAACACCATACCAATTCTTTCCAATGTATTAATTGAATCAAATGCTGAAGGAATATTTATAACAGCCACTGACCTTGAAGTTGGCATGAAAGCTTTCTATCCAGCAAAAATATTGAAGTCTGGAAAAATTACTATATCTGCAAAAAAACTCTACGAGATCACTAAAGAATTACCAGATAAGGAAATTTTTTTTAAAGCTAAAGAAAATAGTTGGGTTGAACTAAAATGTGGAAAATCTATATTCAATATCGTTGGATTAGCAGCAGACGAATTTCCATACTTCCCAGAACCTGAAAATGACAGGTTTATTACAATAAATAGTAATGTAATAAAAGAGATGATTGATAAAACATATTTTTCAATTTCCACAGATGAAACAAAATATAATTTAAATGGAATATTCTTCAAGTCGGAAGATTTGAATGACAACGAAAAAACTCTTTCTCTGATTGCAACAGATGGTCATAGACTTTCTATGATAAAAAAACCATTGATTAATCATCAAATAAGGGAACTTGAAAAAGGAGTTATTTTTCCTAAAAAAGGTATTTATGAACTAAAGAAAATTACAGAAGATGGAGAAGCTGATATTCAACTTGGTTTTATGGACAATAATGCTGTCATTAAAAAAGATTCAACATTTATTATCATGAGATTAGTTGATGGCGAATTTCCAGATTATAAAAGAGTGGTTCCGCAAAACAACGATCTTGTTATAACTATCAATAAAGATCTCTTCTATCACTCTCTTAAACGTATTTCTATCCTTTCAAATGAAAAATCTAAAGGGATAAAAATAACGATTAAAGAAAACCTTCTCGAATTATCTTCGTCAAATCAGGAATTTGGAGAAGCACGAGAAGAGTTGGATATCGAATATCAAGGTCCTGAAATTACCATCGGCTATAATGCCCGATATATCATGGACGTTTTACAAAACCAGGATTCAGATAAAATACAGATTTATATTAAAGATCATCTATCCCCAGGTTTAATAAAATCTTTCGATGATAACGATTATCTAGCGGTTATCATGCCTATGCGCCTTTAA
- the recF gene encoding DNA replication/repair protein RecF (All proteins in this family for which functions are known are DNA-binding proteins that assist the filamentation of RecA onto DNA for the initiation of recombination or recombinational repair.): MLIKSIILSNFRNIVRLDWSPDRRLNILIGKNAQGKTSILESIYLACYLKSFRSAKNNNFILQGEKSALIDINLFSSGVNRNIRLLLDKERKEVRLNGKKPDSYQDFFSGIAPVLFAPEEIQLIRGTPTGRRTLIDRAVFQGNNRFIQASIDYNRYLRQRNKLLKDERPAEEIIPWTQGLIETGVRIRIERILYLERLSPIFREVYGNITDNLETAETSYPITESDECLLKELLSEEFFRTQDREKQWKQTLAGPHRDDPIFTIDGKPLRQYASQGQQRSFILAFKIAQIIELEKRTGVTPVLLLDDLTSELDQQRQKFFFNFIQQRSGQVFITTTDIDPLIRRGLTDGSFYAIEDGAIHPVAH, encoded by the coding sequence ATGCTCATAAAAAGCATCATTCTGTCTAACTTTAGAAATATCGTAAGATTAGATTGGTCACCTGATCGGCGATTAAATATTTTAATCGGCAAGAATGCACAAGGTAAAACCAGCATCCTGGAGTCAATTTACCTTGCATGTTATCTTAAAAGTTTTCGTTCAGCTAAAAATAATAATTTTATACTTCAAGGGGAAAAATCTGCTCTTATTGATATAAATCTATTCAGCTCTGGTGTTAACAGAAACATACGCTTACTTTTAGATAAAGAACGTAAAGAAGTTAGACTTAACGGGAAAAAGCCCGATTCTTATCAGGATTTTTTTTCTGGAATAGCTCCAGTATTATTTGCTCCGGAAGAAATTCAGTTGATTCGTGGAACACCGACTGGTCGCCGTACTCTTATAGATCGTGCTGTTTTTCAAGGAAATAATAGATTTATACAAGCAAGTATCGATTATAATCGATATTTACGTCAACGGAATAAACTTCTAAAAGATGAACGTCCAGCTGAAGAAATTATTCCGTGGACACAAGGATTGATTGAGACGGGAGTTCGAATACGCATTGAACGTATCCTCTATTTAGAGAGGCTTTCTCCCATTTTTAGAGAAGTATATGGGAATATTACTGATAACCTCGAAACAGCGGAAACTTCTTATCCTATAACTGAATCTGATGAATGTCTCTTGAAAGAACTCTTGTCTGAGGAGTTTTTTAGGACGCAGGATCGAGAAAAACAGTGGAAGCAGACATTGGCCGGTCCCCATCGCGATGATCCTATTTTTACTATCGACGGAAAGCCTTTAAGGCAATATGCCTCACAGGGCCAGCAGCGATCATTTATTCTAGCGTTTAAAATTGCGCAGATCATTGAATTGGAAAAACGTACTGGAGTGACTCCAGTCTTGCTCCTCGATGATTTGACCAGTGAACTTGATCAGCAACGACAAAAGTTTTTTTTTAATTTCATTCAACAACGGAGCGGACAAGTTTTTATTACAACTACGGATATTGATCCTCTGATTAGGAGAGGATTGACAGACGGGTCTTTTTACGCGATCGAGGATGGCGCGATCCATCCCGTGGCGCACTAA
- the gyrB gene encoding DNA topoisomerase (ATP-hydrolyzing) subunit B — translation MTQDKSYQADSIKVLEGLSAVRKRPAMYIGSTGSMGLHHLVYEVVDNSIDEALAGYCNEVFVVIHVDGSVTVEDNGRGIPVDMHTAQNKSAAEVVMTVLHAGGKFDSDSYKVSGGLHGVGVSVVNALSARLDLEIRRNDHVYRQSYERGVPLAPLAMEGETSKRGTRITFWPDGEIFETTEFSFEILSQRLRELAFLNAGVRIHIQDERSEKHHDFHYEGGIASFVEYLNRAKTPIHPKPIYFTGAREGVEIEVAIQYNDGYDEKVFSFANNINTHEGGTHLIGFKAALTRTMNTYAGANNLLKNIKTSVSGDDLREGMTAVISVKVPEPQFEGQTKTKLGNSEIKGFVESLMNEKLAVYLEENPSVAKRILEKGIEAARAREAARKARDLTRRKGALEGLSLPGKLADCQEKDPALCEIYLVEGDSAGGSAKQGRDRRYQAILPLKGKILNVEKARFDKMLTSNEIRTLITAMGTGIGKEDFDIAKLRYHRIIIMTDADVDGSHIRTLLLTFFFRQMHEIVERGHLYIAQPPLYKAKRGKKEIYLKDEAALLEYLLNEGVEGISVQMEKSGKVIRGKQIIPTLRNIIDYNNLFEKITHKGVNREVLRIFVNGKVQNGFADMTDLAPLAEKLKAIEPRAQFQVLHEPARLLFTLGNVRARIDQNILEILSSHEYKLLLQAYRLVEDICKDERAFIASEGKEEGMVGDRQELLDFFFERAKKGQYIQRYKGLGEMNPEQLWETTMDPDKRMLLQVKIEDAIAADDIFTVLMGDQVEPRREFIENNALNVSNLDI, via the coding sequence ATGACACAGGATAAATCTTATCAAGCGGACAGTATCAAGGTTCTTGAAGGTCTGTCGGCGGTACGGAAACGCCCGGCCATGTATATCGGCTCTACCGGATCCATGGGACTACATCATCTGGTATATGAGGTTGTCGATAATTCCATCGATGAAGCGTTGGCCGGTTATTGTAACGAAGTTTTTGTAGTCATCCACGTCGATGGCTCGGTAACAGTCGAAGACAACGGACGCGGCATACCAGTCGATATGCACACTGCCCAGAACAAATCAGCGGCGGAAGTGGTTATGACGGTCCTTCATGCCGGGGGCAAGTTCGACAGCGATTCCTATAAGGTTTCCGGCGGTCTGCATGGGGTTGGTGTTTCTGTAGTCAATGCTTTGTCCGCTCGTCTCGATCTGGAAATCCGCCGTAACGATCATGTCTATCGACAAAGCTACGAACGAGGAGTGCCCTTGGCGCCCCTTGCCATGGAGGGTGAAACCAGCAAACGAGGAACCCGAATCACCTTCTGGCCGGATGGCGAAATTTTCGAAACGACGGAATTTTCTTTCGAGATCCTTTCACAGCGATTGCGGGAATTGGCTTTTCTTAATGCCGGAGTACGCATTCACATTCAGGATGAACGTAGTGAAAAGCATCATGATTTTCACTACGAGGGGGGTATCGCTTCCTTCGTTGAATATCTCAATCGGGCGAAAACCCCGATCCATCCTAAACCGATCTATTTCACTGGGGCCAGGGAAGGGGTGGAGATCGAAGTGGCCATCCAGTACAACGACGGCTACGATGAGAAGGTTTTTTCCTTTGCCAACAACATCAATACCCATGAAGGCGGAACCCATCTGATCGGTTTCAAGGCGGCGTTGACCCGAACGATGAACACCTATGCCGGCGCCAACAACCTGCTCAAGAACATCAAAACCTCGGTCTCGGGGGATGACTTGCGGGAAGGGATGACGGCGGTTATTTCCGTCAAGGTTCCTGAGCCCCAGTTTGAGGGGCAGACCAAGACCAAACTCGGTAATTCGGAAATCAAGGGCTTCGTTGAAAGCCTGATGAATGAAAAACTGGCAGTTTACCTGGAAGAAAACCCCAGTGTCGCCAAACGCATTCTCGAAAAGGGGATTGAGGCGGCCCGGGCCCGGGAAGCGGCCCGTAAGGCCCGGGATCTGACACGGCGTAAGGGCGCTCTGGAAGGTTTATCCCTGCCGGGAAAATTGGCGGACTGCCAGGAAAAAGACCCGGCCCTCTGCGAAATCTACCTGGTCGAGGGCGATTCCGCCGGCGGCAGCGCCAAACAGGGACGGGATCGTCGTTATCAGGCGATTCTTCCGCTGAAAGGCAAGATCCTCAACGTTGAGAAGGCGCGCTTCGATAAGATGCTCACCTCCAATGAAATACGCACCCTGATCACCGCTATGGGTACGGGTATCGGTAAGGAAGATTTCGACATCGCCAAGTTGCGTTACCATCGCATCATCATCATGACCGACGCCGACGTCGACGGTTCCCACATCCGCACCCTGCTCTTGACCTTCTTTTTTCGGCAGATGCATGAGATCGTCGAACGTGGCCATCTCTATATCGCCCAGCCGCCGCTCTATAAAGCCAAGCGCGGCAAGAAGGAGATTTACCTGAAGGACGAGGCGGCGCTCCTTGAATACCTGCTCAACGAAGGGGTCGAAGGGATTTCCGTACAGATGGAGAAGAGCGGCAAGGTGATCCGCGGTAAACAGATCATCCCGACCCTGCGCAATATCATCGATTACAACAATCTCTTCGAAAAAATCACCCATAAGGGGGTCAATCGCGAAGTTTTGCGGATTTTCGTCAATGGCAAGGTACAAAACGGCTTTGCCGACATGACCGATCTTGCACCTTTGGCGGAAAAACTTAAAGCGATCGAGCCCCGGGCCCAGTTTCAGGTTCTCCATGAGCCGGCGCGGTTGCTTTTCACCCTCGGCAACGTGCGGGCGCGAATCGACCAGAACATCCTGGAAATCCTCTCTTCCCACGAGTACAAGCTGCTGTTACAGGCGTACCGTCTGGTCGAGGACATTTGCAAGGATGAACGGGCCTTTATCGCCTCGGAAGGCAAGGAAGAAGGGATGGTCGGCGATCGTCAGGAATTGCTCGATTTCTTCTTCGAGCGGGCCAAGAAGGGACAATATATCCAGCGCTACAAAGGGTTGGGGGAGATGAATCCGGAGCAACTCTGGGAGACGACCATGGACCCGGATAAACGGATGCTGTTGCAGGTGAAGATCGAGGATGCCATCGCCGCCGACGATATATTCACCGTGCTCATGGGGGATCAGGTGGAACCCCGTCGGGAATTCATCGAGAACAACGCCCTGAACGTTTCCAATCTCGACATTTAG
- the gyrA gene encoding DNA gyrase subunit A, whose amino-acid sequence MDSQQNQNKMPVNIEDEMRKSYMDYAMSVIVGRALPDVRDGLKPVHRRVLFAMSELSNDWNKPYKKSARVVGDVIGKYHPHGDSAVYDTIVRMAQSFSMRHPLVDGQGNFGSIDGDSAAAMRYTEVRMDRLAHELLTDIDKETVDFGPNYDDSLQEPLVLPCKFPNLLVNGSEGIAVGMATKIPPHNLGEVIDALIAVIDNPALDFDDLLRLVPGPDFPTGGFILGRDGIREAYASGRGIIQTRARALVEKDRRTGRESIIVNEIPYQVNKAKLIEKIAELVKEKKIEGISDLRDESDRDGMRIVIELKKESIPEVILNQLYKMTQMQSSFGIIMLAIVNGQPRVLALREVLDRFIEHRKEIITRRCIFELKKAEARAHILEGLKIALENLDEVIQIIKSSTNPAEAKERLMTRFGFSTLQAQAILDMRLHRLTGLERDKIIAEYNEILALIQRLKEILASEVEILNIIKQELIEIKERFANPRRTEIIAKTGDLSLEDLIVEEDMVVTVSHTGYIKRNAVSLYRAQRRGGKGKTGMRPKEEDFVEHLFIASTHAYILVFTDLGKVYWLKVHEIPQGGRATRGKAIVNLLQLSSEENVTSILPVKEFVEDKFIVTATRNGVVKKTELMAYSNPRAGGIIALTIDEGDRLVSTRLTDGTMDILLASNHGKSIRFPESDVRSMGRTSRGVRGMMLEAGDSIIGMEVVTDATAATLVTVTENGYGKRTDLDEYRVQSRGGKGIITIKTTERNGQVVDIKLVNDESDLMFITDRGKVLRTGVSMLSIIGRNTQGVRLMVLESGERIVAVARLAEKDEENGDSEAEEEAFEGGAEAPEEEI is encoded by the coding sequence ATGGATTCGCAGCAGAACCAGAACAAAATGCCGGTCAATATCGAAGACGAGATGCGTAAATCCTACATGGATTACGCCATGAGCGTCATCGTCGGCCGGGCTCTGCCCGATGTGCGCGACGGCCTCAAACCAGTGCATCGTCGGGTACTTTTCGCCATGAGCGAACTGAGCAATGACTGGAACAAGCCCTATAAAAAGTCGGCCCGTGTCGTCGGTGACGTCATCGGTAAATACCATCCTCACGGCGATAGCGCTGTATACGACACCATTGTGCGTATGGCTCAGAGCTTCTCCATGCGCCATCCCCTGGTGGACGGTCAGGGCAACTTCGGCTCCATCGACGGCGACTCGGCGGCGGCCATGCGTTATACCGAGGTGCGCATGGACCGGCTGGCCCATGAGCTGCTGACGGATATCGACAAAGAAACCGTCGATTTCGGCCCCAACTACGACGACTCGTTGCAGGAACCGCTGGTTCTGCCCTGCAAGTTTCCCAATCTGCTGGTCAATGGCTCGGAGGGGATCGCCGTCGGTATGGCGACGAAAATTCCGCCCCATAACCTGGGGGAGGTAATCGATGCTTTGATCGCCGTAATCGACAATCCGGCCCTGGATTTCGATGATCTGCTGCGACTGGTTCCCGGGCCCGATTTTCCCACCGGGGGCTTCATTCTCGGCCGCGACGGCATCCGCGAGGCCTACGCCAGCGGCCGGGGGATTATCCAGACCCGTGCCCGCGCTTTGGTCGAGAAGGATCGCCGTACCGGCAGAGAGAGCATCATCGTCAATGAGATCCCCTATCAGGTCAACAAGGCCAAGCTGATCGAGAAGATCGCGGAACTGGTCAAGGAAAAGAAGATCGAAGGGATCTCCGACCTGCGCGACGAGTCGGACCGCGACGGTATGCGCATCGTCATCGAGCTGAAGAAAGAATCGATCCCCGAGGTCATCCTCAATCAGCTCTACAAGATGACGCAGATGCAGTCCTCCTTTGGCATCATTATGCTCGCGATCGTTAACGGACAGCCGCGGGTTCTTGCCCTGCGCGAGGTGCTGGACCGTTTTATCGAGCACCGCAAGGAGATCATCACCCGACGCTGCATCTTTGAGTTGAAAAAGGCGGAGGCTCGCGCCCATATCCTTGAAGGCCTCAAAATTGCCCTGGAAAACCTTGACGAGGTGATTCAGATCATTAAGAGCAGCACCAACCCAGCCGAAGCCAAGGAGCGTTTGATGACGCGCTTTGGTTTCTCCACCCTCCAGGCCCAGGCGATTCTCGATATGCGTCTGCACCGCCTCACCGGTCTCGAGCGGGATAAAATCATCGCTGAGTACAACGAAATTCTCGCTCTGATCCAGCGTCTCAAGGAAATCCTTGCCAGCGAGGTGGAAATTCTCAATATCATCAAGCAGGAACTGATTGAGATCAAGGAACGTTTCGCCAATCCCCGGCGCACTGAGATCATCGCCAAGACTGGTGACCTCTCCCTCGAAGACCTGATCGTCGAGGAAGACATGGTGGTGACCGTTTCCCACACGGGTTATATCAAACGTAACGCCGTCTCCCTCTACCGCGCCCAACGCCGGGGGGGGAAGGGCAAGACCGGCATGCGCCCCAAAGAGGAAGATTTCGTCGAGCATCTTTTCATCGCTTCGACTCACGCCTACATCCTGGTCTTTACCGATCTGGGCAAGGTCTACTGGCTCAAGGTGCATGAAATTCCCCAGGGCGGTCGAGCCACCCGCGGCAAGGCCATCGTCAACCTGCTCCAGCTCTCCAGCGAGGAAAATGTCACCTCGATCCTGCCGGTCAAAGAGTTTGTCGAGGACAAGTTTATTGTCACCGCTACTCGTAATGGCGTGGTCAAGAAAACCGAGCTGATGGCCTACTCCAATCCTCGCGCCGGCGGCATCATCGCCCTGACCATTGACGAGGGCGATCGCCTGGTTTCCACCCGCCTCACCGACGGCACCATGGACATCCTTTTGGCCAGCAACCATGGCAAATCGATCCGCTTCCCCGAAAGTGACGTGCGTTCCATGGGCCGTACCTCCCGGGGGGTCCGGGGGATGATGCTTGAAGCAGGGGACAGCATCATCGGCATGGAAGTGGTCACTGACGCCACTGCCGCAACCTTGGTCACGGTGACGGAAAACGGCTACGGCAAACGCACCGATCTCGACGAGTATCGGGTGCAGAGCCGTGGGGGCAAGGGGATCATCACCATCAAGACGACCGAGCGCAACGGCCAAGTGGTCGATATCAAGTTGGTCAATGACGAGTCGGATCTCATGTTCATCACCGACCGGGGCAAGGTGCTGCGCACCGGCGTTTCCATGCTTTCGATCATCGGCCGTAACACCCAAGGGGTGCGGTTGATGGTTCTGGAAAGTGGGGAGCGGATCGTCGCTGTTGCCCGCCTGGCCGAGAAGGATGAGGAAAATGGAGATTCGGAAGCTGAAGAAGAAGCTTTTGAAGGAGGAGCAGAGGCACCGGAGGAGGAAATCTAA
- a CDS encoding outer membrane protein assembly factor BamD, translated as MEIRKLKKKLLKEEQRHRRRKSKAYRLLRRAIPALLILLLAGGAWELYRREGRDLKYYARAEEQQLAGRYQEAARLYKKLQRRHPASPKADEALYRLGQIRQLQFKSYPEAILAYLSLEKDYPHSPLAGEALRQVADLYKNQLLDYPRAIVIYQKLLDRGTTEADAVQYQIADCYFRLNNFEQARIEFENLLKNYPETSLGAEVSYRLAVNLALQGEGKKAIELFTQVEERWPESPYAVEARFGRAGVLEDRDDLGGALRLLEGLRGSYPNGEILKQRISQVKTRIKKKTQGL; from the coding sequence ATGGAGATTCGGAAGCTGAAGAAGAAGCTTTTGAAGGAGGAGCAGAGGCACCGGAGGAGGAAATCTAAGGCTTACCGTCTGCTGCGCCGGGCGATTCCGGCGCTGCTGATCCTGCTGCTGGCAGGGGGAGCCTGGGAACTCTATCGGCGGGAAGGAAGGGATTTGAAATACTACGCCCGGGCCGAAGAGCAGCAGTTGGCAGGGCGTTACCAGGAGGCGGCGCGGCTCTACAAAAAGCTCCAGCGCCGCCATCCCGCCTCACCGAAAGCGGACGAGGCTCTCTATCGGCTAGGCCAGATCCGGCAACTCCAGTTCAAAAGTTATCCGGAAGCGATTCTCGCTTACCTGTCGCTGGAAAAGGACTACCCCCATTCCCCGCTGGCGGGGGAAGCCCTGCGCCAGGTGGCCGATCTCTACAAAAATCAGCTCCTCGACTATCCCCGGGCGATTGTCATCTATCAGAAACTCCTCGACCGGGGGACGACGGAGGCCGATGCCGTCCAGTATCAGATCGCCGACTGCTACTTTCGGCTCAACAACTTCGAGCAGGCTCGGATCGAATTCGAAAATCTGCTGAAAAATTATCCGGAAACTTCGTTGGGCGCCGAAGTGAGCTATCGTTTGGCGGTCAACCTGGCCCTGCAAGGGGAGGGTAAAAAAGCCATAGAACTCTTCACTCAGGTAGAGGAACGGTGGCCGGAAAGTCCCTATGCCGTTGAGGCGCGTTTCGGTCGGGCCGGGGTGCTGGAGGACCGGGATGACCTCGGCGGGGCATTGCGTCTGCTCGAGGGGTTGCGCGGCAGCTATCCCAACGGCGAAATTCTCAAACAGAGGATTTCTCAGGTGAAGACCAGAATCAAAAAAAAGACCCAGGGATTGTAG
- a CDS encoding NAD(P)H-dependent glycerol-3-phosphate dehydrogenase, with amino-acid sequence MDIAVIGAGSWGTTLANLLAKKKHKVTLWIYERDLAARIVTSRENDLYLPGFPLSPQLRFTADLEEAVRGRQLILLVPPSQVMRQVVSGISGWIGEETLLVSASKGIENDSLQTMAEVIGECLGSKNRKRLTFLSGPSFAREVAAEMPTAVVAASSDGQAAATTQEVFSTPYFRVYTNDDVMGVELGGALKNVIALAAGVSDGLGFGYNTRAALITRGLAEMNRMGLALGANPATFAGLAGMGDLVLTCTGDLSRNRTVGMELGRGRTLAEILAGMKMVAEGVKTTLSAYQLACRLGVDMPITEQMYRILYENKDPRQAVTDLMLRGLKAEAA; translated from the coding sequence ATGGATATCGCGGTTATCGGTGCCGGCAGCTGGGGAACGACCCTGGCGAACCTGCTGGCGAAGAAGAAGCATAAGGTCACCCTCTGGATCTATGAGCGGGATCTCGCCGCGCGCATCGTCACCAGCCGGGAAAACGACCTCTATCTCCCCGGTTTTCCCCTTTCCCCCCAGCTCCGCTTCACCGCCGATCTGGAAGAGGCGGTGCGCGGTCGACAACTGATCCTCCTCGTCCCTCCGTCCCAGGTCATGCGTCAGGTCGTTTCTGGGATTTCCGGCTGGATCGGGGAGGAGACGCTGCTCGTTTCCGCCTCCAAGGGGATTGAGAACGATTCTCTGCAGACTATGGCGGAAGTCATCGGCGAGTGTCTGGGGTCAAAGAACCGAAAGCGCCTGACCTTTCTGTCTGGCCCCTCCTTCGCCCGTGAGGTGGCGGCGGAAATGCCGACTGCCGTCGTCGCCGCTTCCAGTGACGGACAGGCGGCGGCGACGACCCAGGAGGTCTTCAGCACCCCCTATTTTCGCGTCTATACCAACGACGACGTGATGGGGGTGGAACTGGGCGGGGCATTGAAAAACGTCATCGCCCTGGCGGCGGGAGTTTCCGACGGCCTTGGCTTCGGTTATAATACCCGAGCGGCGTTGATCACTCGGGGTCTGGCGGAAATGAACCGTATGGGTCTCGCCCTGGGTGCCAATCCGGCCACCTTCGCCGGTCTGGCGGGGATGGGCGATCTGGTCCTGACTTGCACCGGCGACCTCTCCCGCAACCGCACTGTCGGTATGGAGCTGGGGCGGGGGCGGACCCTGGCGGAGATCCTCGCCGGGATGAAGATGGTGGCCGAGGGGGTGAAAACCACGCTCTCCGCCTATCAACTGGCCTGCCGCCTCGGCGTCGATATGCCGATCACCGAGCAAATGTACCGGATCCTGTACGAGAATAAGGATCCGCGCCAGGCCGTCACTGACCTGATGCTGCGCGGCCTCAAAGCCGAAGCGGCCTGA
- a CDS encoding peptidylprolyl isomerase, translating to MIQRFIGVGLFFLLFSTTALAGEVALIQTSLGDIKVELNREKAPLSVANFVAYAEQGFYKDTVFHRVIKDFMIQGGGFTADMKRKETLPSIKNEATNGLKNLRGTIAMARTNVVDSATSQFFINHKDNDFLDHRGVSPATYGYAVFGRVVQGMEVVDAIAAKKTGGNGLFKDMPVEPVIIRDVKVMQEGQ from the coding sequence ATGATTCAGCGTTTCATTGGCGTCGGCCTGTTCTTTCTGCTTTTTTCCACGACCGCTTTGGCCGGGGAAGTCGCTCTTATCCAGACCAGCCTCGGCGACATCAAGGTCGAACTGAACCGGGAAAAAGCGCCGCTGTCGGTGGCGAATTTTGTCGCCTACGCCGAGCAGGGGTTTTATAAAGACACCGTTTTTCACCGGGTCATCAAAGACTTCATGATCCAGGGCGGGGGCTTCACCGCCGACATGAAGCGCAAAGAGACCCTTCCCTCGATCAAGAATGAAGCCACCAACGGCTTGAAAAACCTGCGCGGCACCATCGCCATGGCCCGTACAAATGTTGTCGATAGCGCCACCAGCCAATTCTTCATCAACCACAAAGACAACGATTTTCTCGATCACCGCGGCGTGTCGCCGGCAACCTACGGTTATGCCGTCTTCGGGCGGGTCGTCCAGGGGATGGAAGTGGTCGACGCCATCGCCGCGAAAAAGACCGGCGGCAACGGTCTGTTCAAGGATATGCCAGTTGAGCCGGTGATCATTCGCGACGTGAAGGTTATGCAAGAAGGACAGTAG
- a CDS encoding endonuclease/exonuclease/phosphatase family protein — translation MTAIRIMTYSVGECRGADGRVEPERIVTVVKETTPDVLAVQDLATTTLPDQLDYLARRLGMRAYSAPQAPGCAWLAYAPLKGVQGYDLGQGGCLLRADLDIDGKRLHLLNLRLTAERSARQRQIATLVGPDLLGDRSLTCATLLLGDFADTFWGAGNLALNLHLKKAVRSFWRGTYPAFLPLIDRDRAYYRGHLQILDSRIPRNAAARQACRHLPLIVTVEVTDPRTFLRTEKLKRSRMEVAPG, via the coding sequence GTGACCGCCATCCGCATCATGACATACAGCGTAGGGGAGTGTCGGGGCGCGGACGGCCGGGTCGAGCCCGAGCGGATCGTCACGGTGGTCAAGGAAACGACACCGGATGTCCTGGCGGTGCAGGACCTTGCCACCACAACACTCCCCGATCAGCTCGATTATCTCGCCCGGCGACTCGGCATGCGCGCCTATAGCGCCCCCCAGGCTCCCGGCTGCGCTTGGCTCGCCTATGCCCCGCTCAAAGGGGTTCAGGGCTACGATCTGGGGCAGGGCGGCTGCCTGCTCCGTGCCGATCTCGATATCGACGGAAAACGCCTGCATCTGCTCAACCTGCGCCTGACTGCGGAGCGTTCCGCGCGACAACGGCAGATCGCCACCTTGGTCGGCCCCGACCTCCTCGGCGACCGCTCCCTGACCTGCGCCACGTTGCTCCTCGGCGATTTTGCCGATACCTTTTGGGGCGCCGGCAACCTCGCCCTCAACCTCCATCTGAAAAAGGCCGTTCGCTCCTTCTGGCGCGGCACCTATCCCGCCTTTCTACCTCTCATTGACCGTGATCGTGCCTATTATCGCGGTCATCTGCAGATCCTCGACAGCCGCATACCGCGAAACGCCGCCGCGCGTCAAGCCTGTCGGCATCTGCCGTTGATCGTCACCGTCGAGGTCACCGACCCGCGCACCTTCCTGCGGACGGAAAAACTCAAACGGAGCCGGATGGAAGTCGCCCCAGGCTGA